In Vicinamibacteria bacterium, the following proteins share a genomic window:
- a CDS encoding response regulator transcription factor, which produces MSIKRVLLADDHEIIRAGLQRVLEDAPDCEVAGEAATGREAVEMALHLKPDVVVLDIAMPELNGLEATRQIVKGFPEAEILILTVHESESLIREVLNAGARGYLLKSDAIRHLLAAVESLTKHEPFFTSKVSEIVLAGFLSGGAPGKSRGPKQLTPREREVVQLLAEGKANKEVAALLNISVKTVETHRTNIMQKLDLHSVSELVRYAIRNDIIEA; this is translated from the coding sequence ATCCGCGCGGGCTTGCAACGCGTCCTCGAGGACGCGCCCGATTGCGAGGTCGCGGGTGAGGCGGCGACCGGCAGGGAGGCCGTCGAGATGGCGCTGCACCTGAAGCCCGATGTCGTCGTGCTGGACATCGCCATGCCGGAGCTGAACGGCCTCGAGGCGACGCGGCAGATCGTAAAAGGGTTTCCCGAAGCGGAGATTCTGATTCTGACCGTGCACGAATCGGAGAGTCTCATCCGTGAGGTCCTCAACGCCGGAGCGAGAGGCTATCTCTTGAAGTCGGATGCCATCCGCCATCTCCTCGCGGCGGTCGAATCTCTTACGAAGCACGAACCGTTTTTCACCTCGAAGGTATCCGAGATCGTTCTCGCGGGTTTTCTTTCGGGCGGGGCCCCGGGAAAGTCTAGAGGCCCCAAGCAATTGACGCCTCGAGAACGCGAAGTGGTTCAGCTTCTCGCCGAGGGCAAGGCTAACAAGGAAGTCGCCGCTCTGCTGAACATCAGCGTGAAGACCGTCGAGACCCATCGAACGAACATCATGCAAAAGCTCGATCTTCACTCCGTGAGCGAGCTCGTACGTTACGCGATCCGCAACGACATCATCGAAGCTTGA